The following proteins come from a genomic window of Brevibacillus antibioticus:
- a CDS encoding DUF418 domain-containing protein → MELKQNRVRIIDGLRGFSLVGILMANMLIFQYGIWGSQEMDLYALPDYEMTVYKLVKIFVEGSFMPIFAFMFGFGMIKMQQSLAAKGLRQKRYLTRRFLMLIGLGLLHSYFLWEGDILGFYGMTGFFLLLFMNRKPKTLLIWGIVLLGLISLMGLAPNDPNDPASITDSARMEAYVVKTMTVYGTGTYEEIVHHRSNEDPLGLPEYMMFALLLFAPLMSAPMFLFGMYAAKRRWFEKPEDERAAYLRNMLIFLPAGLLLKALHVYLPEASWSGIGELLGETILSIGYIFAFVWFFSRSTESAWLPRFQAVGKLSLTNYLLQTVICTTIFYGYGLGWFGKIGVLAGCGLAIVIYVGQLFLSPLYLKRFRYGPVERLLRMWTYYSFSGETKQRPEKPISA, encoded by the coding sequence ATGGAGCTAAAGCAGAACCGCGTTCGCATCATCGATGGCTTACGGGGATTTAGTTTAGTAGGGATTTTGATGGCGAATATGCTGATTTTTCAGTATGGGATTTGGGGAAGCCAAGAAATGGATTTATACGCCCTCCCCGATTATGAAATGACTGTTTATAAGCTTGTGAAAATATTTGTGGAAGGCAGCTTTATGCCGATTTTTGCCTTCATGTTTGGTTTTGGCATGATCAAGATGCAGCAAAGCTTGGCTGCCAAAGGCTTGAGACAAAAACGCTATCTTACCCGCAGGTTTTTGATGCTGATCGGACTTGGTCTCCTTCATTCGTACTTCCTGTGGGAAGGGGATATCTTGGGGTTTTATGGCATGACGGGCTTCTTTCTGTTACTGTTCATGAACCGTAAACCGAAAACACTGCTCATTTGGGGGATTGTCTTACTCGGCCTCATCAGTTTAATGGGGCTTGCGCCAAATGATCCGAATGATCCTGCGAGTATTACTGATTCTGCCCGTATGGAAGCTTATGTGGTCAAAACCATGACCGTTTATGGCACGGGAACATACGAGGAGATCGTGCATCACAGAAGCAATGAAGATCCGCTTGGTTTGCCAGAATACATGATGTTTGCTTTACTGTTGTTCGCGCCGCTTATGAGCGCACCCATGTTCCTTTTTGGGATGTATGCAGCGAAGCGTAGGTGGTTCGAGAAACCAGAGGATGAACGAGCTGCGTATCTTCGAAACATGCTGATCTTCTTGCCAGCGGGACTTTTGTTAAAAGCGCTACATGTGTATCTGCCGGAAGCTTCGTGGAGTGGTATTGGTGAGTTATTAGGGGAAACGATCCTTTCCATCGGTTACATTTTCGCTTTTGTTTGGTTCTTTTCCAGAAGCACGGAATCAGCTTGGCTGCCAAGGTTTCAAGCTGTGGGGAAACTCTCTTTAACCAATTACCTTTTGCAAACCGTCATTTGTACAACAATCTTCTATGGATATGGACTCGGATGGTTCGGAAAGATCGGGGTATTGGCTGGTTGCGGATTAGCGATCGTGATTTATGTGGGACAGCTTTTCTTAAGCCCGCTGTATCTAAAGCGATTCCGTTATGGTCCAGTGGAACGACTATTGCGTATGTGGACGTATTATTCGTTCTCCGGCGAGACTAAGCAACGCCCGGAAAAACCTATTTCTGCTTAG
- a CDS encoding S-layer homology domain-containing protein yields the protein MIRWVIVKNGGWELGRFQRAVTSLVFFSLFCLIFQASIFVPVSQAASAEETPTAVESTVDLRHLQGKVDDINAENLVQEKYTPESWSKLVNALDAAKAVLTKPNVTQAEIDGALSVLVTAREGLKKQEGTVDKSKLQTKVEEIAVEKLQEKDYTRASWKELQNRLGQAYFVLDDPQASQIIVDVALEKLIKARQDLKRQDDAVYKRELRAKVEEIEDKDLDKDDYTRSSWRDLEDALDHARDVIDDTHATQSEVDDALYDLKKAWRDLEDDKYRDRDRDRDKKGSYTTPTNSFFTGGRSTDKKEERPATNKKSKRERGYINGYPDGTFQPDRTVTRAEMAAILLNAGMVSQSSANKGRFFDVADNYWAVNPIHQASTAGMMSGYPDGTFRPSANITRAEIAAVIYKYKALQGAGGGTAFFDVRGDHWSSPIIAAVVAKGYMAGYPNGTFQPEKALTRAEAVTILNRVLNRVPENQAGPQRWPDVVPGHWAYKDIEEASIQ from the coding sequence ATGATCAGATGGGTCATCGTAAAGAACGGAGGATGGGAATTGGGACGTTTTCAAAGAGCCGTAACGAGTCTGGTTTTCTTTAGCCTCTTTTGCTTGATCTTCCAAGCATCCATATTCGTGCCTGTAAGCCAAGCAGCAAGTGCAGAGGAAACACCTACCGCGGTAGAATCCACTGTAGATCTTCGTCACTTACAAGGAAAAGTCGATGACATTAACGCCGAGAATTTAGTCCAGGAAAAATATACGCCCGAGAGCTGGAGCAAGCTTGTAAATGCGTTGGATGCTGCAAAAGCCGTACTGACGAAGCCAAACGTCACCCAAGCAGAAATCGATGGTGCCTTGTCCGTGTTAGTCACAGCAAGAGAAGGGCTGAAGAAGCAGGAAGGTACAGTCGACAAAAGTAAACTGCAAACGAAAGTAGAGGAAATTGCAGTGGAAAAGCTGCAAGAAAAGGATTACACGAGGGCCAGTTGGAAAGAGCTGCAAAATAGACTGGGGCAGGCTTACTTTGTGCTGGATGATCCGCAAGCGAGCCAGATTATCGTGGATGTTGCTCTCGAGAAGCTGATCAAAGCGAGACAAGACTTGAAGAGACAAGATGACGCGGTCTATAAACGAGAATTGAGAGCCAAAGTGGAAGAGATCGAGGACAAAGACTTGGATAAAGACGACTACACCAGATCAAGCTGGCGTGATTTGGAAGATGCACTCGATCATGCACGGGATGTCATCGACGATACACATGCCACGCAGTCGGAGGTAGACGATGCTCTGTACGATTTGAAGAAAGCATGGAGAGATCTGGAGGATGACAAGTATCGAGACAGAGACCGGGATCGGGACAAAAAAGGTTCCTATACCACGCCGACAAACAGTTTTTTCACTGGAGGCCGCTCTACAGATAAGAAAGAGGAACGCCCTGCAACCAATAAGAAAAGTAAGAGAGAACGTGGTTATATCAATGGCTATCCTGACGGAACGTTTCAACCGGATCGTACAGTGACACGTGCGGAGATGGCTGCGATTTTACTGAACGCTGGAATGGTGAGCCAGTCGTCTGCAAATAAGGGAAGGTTCTTCGATGTAGCCGACAACTACTGGGCAGTGAATCCGATTCATCAAGCAAGTACGGCGGGTATGATGAGCGGCTATCCAGATGGCACATTCCGCCCATCGGCCAACATTACCCGAGCAGAGATAGCCGCGGTCATCTATAAATATAAGGCTTTGCAAGGTGCGGGAGGGGGCACTGCCTTCTTTGATGTGAGGGGAGATCACTGGTCATCTCCAATCATTGCAGCGGTGGTTGCAAAAGGCTACATGGCAGGTTACCCCAACGGCACCTTCCAGCCAGAGAAAGCGCTGACTCGTGCCGAAGCTGTAACGATTCTCAATCGCGTACTAAATCGTGTGCCAGAGAATCAAGCTGGCCCGCAAAGATGGCCGGATGTCGTACCTGGTCATTGGGCGTATAAAGATATTGAAGAGGCATCCATTCAGTAA
- a CDS encoding 3'-5' exonuclease, whose protein sequence is MNYIIFDLEATCWENDRTKQNEIIEIGAVKLNENLAVIGEFQTFIKPKLNPILSDFCKKLTSISQKEVDQAPSFGEAISHFQNWIGSEYHLCSWGFYDKKQLKLDCELHHVPSSWIRHHISIKHQHGKMIGAERGVGMGKALQMLNIPLEGTHHRGIDDARNIAKIFVKIFDRLKFS, encoded by the coding sequence ATGAATTACATCATCTTTGACCTGGAAGCTACGTGCTGGGAAAACGACAGGACGAAACAAAATGAAATCATAGAAATTGGAGCGGTAAAGCTGAATGAGAACCTTGCCGTGATCGGTGAGTTTCAAACTTTTATCAAGCCAAAGCTAAACCCTATTCTCTCAGACTTTTGCAAAAAATTAACATCCATTTCTCAAAAAGAGGTGGATCAAGCACCGAGCTTTGGTGAAGCAATCAGCCACTTTCAAAACTGGATAGGCAGTGAGTATCACCTTTGTTCATGGGGCTTCTACGACAAAAAGCAACTGAAATTGGATTGTGAATTACACCATGTGCCGTCAAGCTGGATTCGTCACCATATCAGCATCAAGCACCAACACGGCAAAATGATTGGAGCCGAGCGAGGTGTCGGGATGGGGAAGGCATTGCAGATGTTGAATATCCCTCTCGAAGGTACGCATCATCGTGGAATAGATGATGCCAGAAACATCGCTAAAATATTCGTCAAAATATTTGATCGGTTGAAGTTCTCCTGA
- a CDS encoding GNAT family N-acetyltransferase, which yields MEASISIVTYRPELAAAVADMWNASRDSWGGGNSITTAEQIRQEEAASDAIMVYLAMEGETVVGYCSLAEYQEDTGALYIPLLNVRPDYHGKKVGRMLLSCVLEKTIELGWPRLDLYTWSGNTKAVPLYKKFGFFWEDRDDATHLMNMIPSVLRTEAIAHYFEELDWYQDSTREIVVEPDGRKENGFDYFTYSWAKGDKSLRVEFERRGRGMRLIETEDYLVSAEAEKLELVFGREYQIHYRIVNKSGKPLQISLNGQPSDTIRFDYQHELAVTGETTLSANFFVDPITEEQSIWRTHPRVCTHLLINGKAALFEVGILPKFPATLSLHVPGLSYPGQTKLFYLDVENNFEEEVTFTFELPACSFFGLQEHRHTLKLPGKERISLPLHADLYEHGFYEANVQVEAKLTDGRSVSFAKKIGAAFTGLGAMVAGETEQAWQVHHGRHMLYLNKEDNEMTVVGGTGGDPTNLLYPKLGKPFSSEFSKKRAESVAFIVEKGAIGICATYRSGAYPQIALVSKTLLFGDGTVEHGLEIENSSADKLTTELWLNQGFSHRFHRPIVPYQGRYVETPSSYGSDMDYWDAELVSENWLFTQDETAPWGMCWPPEYRFDIQGWCLTLETNLGMLAPHEKKSFGPFHFSHGGYADWKEFRAFARKEPMPADLILTSHLELNANGQNPFVTSKELDVQVKEYKQQYLDGELMASLLSEPASEQTQSFTEDEEETESGFSFMTPEKPYDLVQVEGRFATHVSHLQSAIFPIGQGKVIQEQTVEEGQQVYIADNGRLRIKAAPDFAPTLYSLTSNGQEWLDSSFPERQPKSWWNPWTGGIGNYLEELSAFSLVKEERTASFVELIDNKQNTWQGIKVSYHVKKQEKYRGLTCHQYFLLLPGVPVLCHTVEIEQNTGTYFAGKGLATDIFLQPGTEDEAVWLKTVDTNGEELSYKLAQGELDVLEVSDYVLGRASSKDQMHIVTDLDIVDLQVYANKEVAVASVIHELNLPNNSKTFTPPVFFLFADRTLPSNALSDLRGIRFAK from the coding sequence ATGGAAGCATCAATTTCAATTGTCACCTACCGCCCTGAGCTAGCAGCAGCGGTCGCAGATATGTGGAATGCCAGCCGAGATAGCTGGGGTGGCGGAAATTCAATTACGACAGCTGAACAAATCAGACAAGAAGAAGCAGCCTCTGACGCTATCATGGTCTATCTGGCAATGGAAGGTGAAACGGTCGTTGGTTATTGCAGCCTGGCAGAATATCAGGAAGATACCGGTGCCCTCTACATCCCGTTGCTCAATGTACGTCCCGACTATCACGGAAAAAAAGTCGGCCGGATGCTGCTTTCATGCGTACTGGAAAAAACGATTGAGCTCGGCTGGCCGAGACTTGATCTGTATACATGGTCAGGAAACACGAAGGCTGTTCCGTTGTATAAGAAGTTCGGCTTTTTCTGGGAAGACCGGGACGACGCCACCCATCTGATGAACATGATTCCTTCTGTGCTTCGTACCGAAGCCATCGCCCACTATTTTGAGGAGCTTGACTGGTATCAGGACTCCACGAGGGAGATTGTTGTAGAACCAGATGGACGCAAGGAAAATGGCTTTGATTACTTCACATACTCCTGGGCAAAAGGAGACAAGAGCTTGCGCGTGGAGTTTGAACGGCGCGGTAGAGGCATGCGCCTCATCGAGACGGAAGATTATCTCGTGTCTGCCGAAGCGGAAAAGCTGGAGCTGGTCTTTGGACGGGAGTATCAGATTCACTACCGGATCGTCAACAAATCAGGCAAGCCATTACAGATTTCGTTAAACGGGCAACCGAGCGACACGATCCGCTTTGATTATCAGCACGAGCTGGCTGTGACAGGGGAAACCACGCTGTCTGCAAACTTTTTTGTCGATCCAATCACAGAAGAGCAAAGCATCTGGCGCACGCATCCGCGTGTCTGCACCCACCTGCTGATCAACGGCAAGGCAGCTCTGTTTGAGGTAGGAATCCTTCCCAAGTTTCCTGCTACCCTTTCCTTGCATGTACCTGGTCTCTCCTATCCAGGACAGACAAAGCTGTTTTATTTGGACGTGGAAAACAACTTCGAGGAAGAAGTCACATTTACATTCGAGCTGCCCGCATGTTCATTTTTCGGCTTACAGGAGCACCGCCACACATTGAAACTGCCCGGAAAAGAGCGCATTTCGCTTCCACTTCACGCTGACCTGTATGAACACGGCTTTTACGAAGCCAACGTCCAGGTGGAGGCAAAGCTCACAGACGGTAGATCGGTTTCTTTTGCCAAAAAAATCGGAGCTGCCTTTACAGGACTTGGTGCGATGGTGGCGGGAGAAACGGAACAGGCCTGGCAAGTTCACCATGGCCGCCATATGCTCTACTTGAACAAAGAAGATAATGAGATGACCGTTGTCGGCGGGACAGGTGGAGATCCAACCAACCTCCTCTATCCGAAGCTGGGCAAACCGTTTTCCAGCGAGTTCTCGAAGAAGCGTGCCGAGAGTGTTGCGTTTATCGTGGAAAAGGGAGCGATCGGAATCTGTGCGACATATCGTTCCGGGGCATACCCGCAAATTGCACTGGTTAGCAAAACGCTCCTGTTCGGAGATGGTACCGTTGAACACGGATTGGAGATAGAAAACAGCTCTGCTGACAAGCTGACTACTGAGCTTTGGCTTAACCAAGGATTTAGTCACCGTTTTCATCGCCCCATTGTGCCGTACCAAGGCCGTTATGTTGAAACACCATCCTCCTACGGCAGCGATATGGATTATTGGGATGCTGAGTTAGTTAGTGAAAACTGGCTGTTTACACAGGATGAAACGGCTCCATGGGGAATGTGCTGGCCTCCTGAATACCGTTTTGACATTCAAGGCTGGTGCCTCACACTGGAAACCAATCTTGGCATGCTTGCTCCACATGAAAAAAAATCGTTCGGCCCCTTCCACTTCTCGCATGGGGGCTATGCGGACTGGAAAGAGTTCCGTGCCTTTGCCCGTAAAGAACCTATGCCAGCAGACCTGATCTTGACCTCTCACCTGGAGTTGAACGCTAATGGGCAAAATCCGTTTGTCACAAGCAAGGAACTGGATGTGCAGGTGAAAGAGTACAAGCAGCAGTACTTGGACGGAGAACTGATGGCATCCCTTTTGAGTGAGCCGGCTTCCGAACAAACGCAGAGCTTTACAGAAGATGAGGAAGAGACGGAATCTGGCTTCTCCTTCATGACGCCGGAAAAACCATATGACCTCGTGCAAGTAGAGGGACGTTTTGCCACGCATGTATCGCATTTGCAGAGCGCGATTTTCCCAATCGGGCAAGGCAAGGTCATCCAGGAGCAAACAGTGGAAGAGGGACAGCAGGTCTATATCGCCGACAATGGACGATTGCGGATCAAAGCCGCTCCAGATTTTGCTCCGACTCTCTACTCGCTCACAAGCAATGGGCAGGAGTGGCTGGATAGCTCGTTCCCTGAGCGGCAGCCGAAATCTTGGTGGAATCCGTGGACAGGTGGAATCGGTAACTATCTTGAGGAGCTAAGCGCGTTTTCACTGGTTAAGGAAGAGCGTACTGCTTCCTTTGTCGAGCTAATCGACAACAAGCAAAATACATGGCAGGGAATCAAGGTGAGCTACCATGTGAAAAAGCAGGAGAAGTATCGCGGGTTGACTTGCCACCAGTATTTCTTGCTGTTGCCAGGAGTACCTGTTCTCTGTCACACAGTAGAAATCGAGCAGAATACCGGAACGTACTTTGCCGGAAAGGGATTGGCCACGGACATCTTTTTGCAGCCAGGAACCGAGGACGAGGCGGTATGGCTGAAAACCGTCGATACGAATGGCGAGGAGCTCAGCTACAAGCTGGCACAAGGTGAATTAGATGTCCTTGAAGTTTCGGATTATGTCCTCGGGCGAGCTTCCAGCAAGGATCAGATGCATATCGTTACCGACCTCGATATTGTGGACCTTCAAGTTTACGCAAACAAGGAAGTGGCAGTAGCGTCTGTCATACACGAACTGAATCTGCCAAACAACAGCAAGACCTTTACTCCGCCTGTCTTTTTCCTGTTTGCCGACAGAACGCTTCCATCCAATGCCTTATCGGACTTGCGGGGGATACGCTTTGCCAAATAA
- a CDS encoding TraB/GumN family protein: MKLNKHWSKLTRWAGTGALSLALLLGYMLPVHGQTPVAPVISPWSVTTLNEGEKYGIFPIAWYEEDSFQQSIPADKFITLMEGTAKKLDLLGLKKKNPSLSFPTEKVITREAVITTLYKLLANYELPAAFEMSGDNPIDYMKKKGLVKGTSAGLELNQPSTVEQATVMASRLVEFAYDTVGGGAEGLMWKVTNGKNTMYLLGSIHMGIADMYPMQKDIREAYEESDELWVEADILNGDNDYLTQKMVYTDGTTLKDHVSAETYEKVQKLLAKLQLPANSFDAYKPFAISLSVPTLGYVNSDTDVQFAMLTGIDRYFLTKAMLDEKPINELEGIKLQADLLSGVTTEQQEKELNIILDSAMAENGLEKGNKLLKDMQTEWVEGDLNGFIQIMTTHGDFGEGEVNQRLLGERDKNMAIKLAEVLEKKGETTSFVVVGAAHFSMKGMVIDHLKAKGYQVQQLQ, encoded by the coding sequence ATGAAACTAAACAAACATTGGAGCAAACTGACTCGCTGGGCGGGTACAGGTGCACTCAGTTTGGCGCTTTTGCTAGGGTATATGCTTCCAGTCCACGGGCAAACCCCCGTAGCTCCCGTAATTAGCCCTTGGTCGGTGACCACGTTGAACGAAGGGGAGAAATACGGAATTTTTCCAATCGCGTGGTATGAAGAAGATTCTTTTCAGCAATCGATTCCTGCTGACAAGTTTATTACCTTGATGGAAGGAACAGCGAAAAAGCTGGATCTTCTGGGATTGAAGAAAAAGAACCCTTCCTTGTCCTTTCCGACTGAAAAGGTCATTACGAGAGAAGCAGTCATTACTACTCTGTACAAGCTCCTGGCGAACTACGAACTGCCAGCAGCATTCGAAATGAGCGGGGATAACCCGATTGACTATATGAAGAAAAAAGGCTTAGTCAAAGGGACAAGCGCAGGTCTCGAGTTGAATCAGCCAAGCACAGTTGAACAAGCGACGGTGATGGCGAGCCGACTGGTCGAGTTCGCATACGATACGGTGGGTGGAGGTGCCGAAGGTCTCATGTGGAAAGTGACCAACGGCAAAAACACCATGTACTTGCTTGGCTCGATTCACATGGGGATCGCAGATATGTACCCGATGCAAAAAGACATCCGGGAAGCGTATGAAGAGTCAGATGAACTGTGGGTGGAAGCCGATATTCTCAACGGTGACAATGACTATTTAACACAAAAGATGGTATACACGGATGGCACCACACTGAAGGATCATGTATCCGCTGAAACGTACGAAAAGGTGCAAAAATTGCTTGCAAAGCTGCAACTGCCAGCCAATTCATTTGATGCCTACAAGCCATTTGCTATTTCGTTGTCTGTGCCAACGCTCGGCTACGTAAACAGTGATACAGATGTTCAGTTCGCGATGCTAACTGGCATCGACAGGTACTTCCTGACGAAGGCGATGCTGGATGAGAAGCCGATCAACGAGCTGGAAGGAATTAAGCTGCAAGCGGACTTGCTGTCAGGTGTAACGACAGAGCAGCAGGAAAAAGAATTGAACATCATTTTAGATAGCGCTATGGCTGAAAATGGGCTGGAGAAAGGCAATAAGCTATTAAAAGACATGCAGACAGAATGGGTAGAAGGCGATCTGAATGGCTTTATCCAGATCATGACGACACATGGTGATTTCGGTGAAGGCGAAGTGAACCAGCGTCTGCTCGGTGAGCGAGACAAAAACATGGCGATTAAACTGGCAGAAGTATTGGAGAAAAAAGGGGAAACGACTTCTTTTGTCGTGGTCGGTGCTGCCCACTTCTCGATGAAAGGCATGGTTATCGATCATTTGAAAGCAAAGGGCTATCAGGTGCAACAATTGCAATAA
- a CDS encoding amidohydrolase family protein, with translation MKIIDAHMHLSHIEEFKRTAAEKSFVHYSVAGLLQEYAENGVVLGIGMGLTETQPDGFPDVEADTPMGLDLTDELPPQFVYCLGINPFKLDEAAVARLEADLQKPNVVGLKIYLGYYPFYAYDSVYDPVYALAAKYQMPVVFHTGDTYSERGLLKYSHPLTLDEVAVKHRDVNFMMAHFGDPWVLDGAEVVYKNRNMFADLSGLMVGDAANCKRLADSPLFFSHLRHAITYCDHYDKFLFGTDWPLAPVKSYIQFVQELIPVEYHEDVFYKTALKVFPKIKPLIE, from the coding sequence ATGAAAATCATTGATGCGCACATGCATTTATCCCATATTGAGGAATTCAAGCGGACAGCGGCAGAAAAGTCGTTTGTCCATTACTCCGTCGCTGGTCTCTTGCAAGAATATGCTGAGAATGGCGTGGTTCTTGGGATAGGCATGGGCTTGACAGAGACTCAGCCAGACGGCTTTCCCGATGTGGAAGCTGACACTCCCATGGGACTAGACCTGACAGATGAGTTGCCGCCACAGTTCGTCTATTGCCTGGGAATCAACCCTTTCAAGCTGGATGAGGCAGCAGTGGCACGCTTGGAAGCTGACCTGCAAAAGCCCAACGTGGTCGGGTTGAAAATCTATCTAGGCTACTATCCCTTCTACGCCTACGATAGCGTCTACGATCCCGTCTATGCGCTCGCAGCCAAATACCAGATGCCTGTCGTCTTTCACACCGGCGATACGTACTCAGAGCGCGGGCTCTTAAAATACTCTCACCCTCTCACACTGGACGAGGTGGCGGTGAAGCATCGAGACGTCAATTTCATGATGGCCCATTTTGGCGATCCGTGGGTACTCGATGGAGCAGAAGTTGTTTATAAAAACCGCAATATGTTTGCAGATCTCTCCGGCTTAATGGTCGGTGACGCAGCCAATTGCAAGCGACTTGCGGACTCCCCTCTCTTCTTCTCCCATCTGCGTCACGCGATCACCTATTGTGATCATTACGACAAGTTTTTGTTCGGAACAGACTGGCCGCTGGCACCAGTGAAGTCGTATATCCAGTTTGTACAGGAGCTGATCC